Proteins encoded by one window of Martelella endophytica:
- a CDS encoding Ppx/GppA phosphatase family protein — MEDPQNSGRLSDGGVRLTNGGNGDTPPRRRSRKGRTKAAAAVPAHGGGAQAPQPRDVPASAGDAPVGKRRKKRRRGKRRHGGNGDAPQQAVKADAAENQQTSAPSHKRRRRRKGHARGPLGADGCKRVETAQQTADAHQAPPARAPGGEARPADTTTREPSHKTSSPDAGGAHRGRHHGERHPDHRLYAALDLGTNNCRLLIAQPTRSHQFRVVDGFSRIVRLGEGLAATGSLSPDAMDRAIEALSLCAAKLKGRAVRRMRLIATEACRAADNGEAFLTRVREETGLELEIINRETEARLAVSSCASLIGRETRAAVLFDIGGGSSEIAVIRLDGQRSQRLANHISHWTSLPVGVVTLSERYGGHDVTPEVFETMVREVEALLGDFHCPEIECGDARDGFHLIGTSGTVTTLAGVHLDLPRYDRRKVDGIWLSDDEVSAMQAKLLSWDFAGRAANPCIGPDRADLVLAGCAILEAIRRRWPAPRMRVADRGLREGILTDMMMRDGVWRRPRRRNGFNRQNHSD, encoded by the coding sequence GTGGAAGACCCCCAAAACAGCGGCAGGCTGTCAGATGGCGGGGTGCGCTTGACGAATGGTGGCAATGGCGACACTCCGCCACGCCGCCGATCACGGAAAGGCCGCACGAAGGCGGCCGCCGCAGTGCCCGCTCATGGTGGCGGTGCGCAAGCACCGCAGCCAAGGGATGTCCCGGCATCGGCCGGCGATGCCCCTGTCGGAAAACGCAGGAAGAAGCGTCGCCGCGGCAAGCGACGGCATGGCGGCAATGGCGATGCCCCGCAGCAAGCCGTGAAGGCGGATGCTGCCGAGAACCAGCAGACCAGTGCGCCTTCTCACAAGCGCCGGCGGCGGCGCAAGGGACATGCGCGCGGACCGCTCGGCGCAGATGGCTGCAAGCGCGTGGAAACGGCCCAGCAGACTGCCGATGCCCATCAGGCTCCGCCGGCGCGTGCGCCTGGCGGCGAGGCTCGTCCGGCTGACACGACCACACGGGAACCATCGCACAAGACGAGCTCTCCTGACGCTGGCGGCGCGCATCGCGGCCGGCACCATGGCGAGCGTCATCCCGACCACCGCCTCTATGCCGCACTCGATCTCGGCACCAATAATTGCCGCCTGTTGATCGCCCAGCCGACCCGCAGCCACCAGTTCCGCGTCGTCGACGGGTTTTCGCGCATCGTCCGGCTCGGCGAGGGTCTTGCGGCGACGGGAAGCCTGTCGCCGGACGCCATGGACCGTGCCATCGAGGCGCTGTCGCTCTGCGCCGCCAAGCTGAAGGGCCGCGCCGTGCGCCGCATGCGGCTGATCGCGACCGAGGCCTGCCGGGCAGCCGACAATGGCGAGGCCTTCCTGACAAGGGTGCGCGAGGAGACCGGGCTCGAGCTCGAGATCATCAACCGCGAGACCGAGGCGCGCCTTGCTGTCTCGAGCTGCGCCTCGCTGATCGGACGCGAGACCCGCGCGGCAGTGCTTTTCGATATCGGCGGCGGCTCGTCCGAGATCGCGGTCATCCGGCTCGATGGTCAGCGTTCGCAGCGGCTTGCCAACCACATCTCGCACTGGACCTCTCTACCCGTCGGCGTGGTCACGCTGTCGGAGCGTTACGGCGGCCACGACGTGACGCCGGAAGTGTTCGAGACCATGGTGCGGGAAGTCGAGGCCCTGCTGGGCGATTTCCATTGCCCGGAGATCGAATGCGGCGATGCCCGCGACGGCTTCCACCTCATCGGCACCTCCGGAACGGTGACAACCCTTGCCGGCGTCCATCTCGACCTGCCGCGCTATGACCGGCGCAAGGTGGATGGCATCTGGCTTTCCGATGACGAGGTCTCGGCAATGCAGGCAAAGCTGCTCTCCTGGGATTTCGCCGGCCGGGCCGCCAACCCCTGCATCGGGCCGGACCGGGCCGATCTCGTCCTGGCCGGGTGCGCCATTCTGGAGGCCATCCGCCGCCGCTGGCCGGCGCCGCGCATGCGGGTCGCCGATCGCGGCCTGCGCGAGGGCATCCTGACCGACATGATGATGCGTGACGGCGTCTGGCGCCGCCCGCGCCGCCGGAACGG